In Arachis hypogaea cultivar Tifrunner chromosome 17, arahy.Tifrunner.gnm2.J5K5, whole genome shotgun sequence, a single window of DNA contains:
- the LOC112764742 gene encoding uncharacterized protein: protein MAVCDLVVSNLTIIYVAVIACVKAYGLIVCGQSFGGGFVVIVSTTVVALILVATLTWDVSRKATCPFSRRHAQSLINHHDHEMCKGGICWHGVAVRSPASHIRFRLPQQIPYAAF, encoded by the coding sequence ATGGCGGTATGTGATCTAGTTGTGAGCAACCTGACGATCATCTATGTAGCAGTGATCGCGTGCGTTAAGGCATACGGGCTTATTGTGTGTGGTCAAAGCTTCGGCGGTGGCTTTGTGGTGATTGTGTCCACCACCGTAGTCGCTTTGATCCTTGTGGCCACACTCACTTGGGACGTGTCGCGTAAAGCCACGTGTCCTTTCAGCCGCCGTCATGCTCAGAGCCTAATTAACCACCATGACCATGAGATGTGCAAGGGAGGCATATGCTGGCACGGCGTCGCGGTTAGATCCCCAGCTTCTCACATCCGTTTCAGACTCCCCCAGCAGATTCCTTACGCCGCTTTCTAA